One stretch of Eupeodes corollae chromosome 2, idEupCoro1.1, whole genome shotgun sequence DNA includes these proteins:
- the LOC129944226 gene encoding uncharacterized protein LOC129944226, with translation MALRLRRDVQKASYYVWFLGADEAKGLRGPRVINSVLPYLIDRSRDQEPLKVTLQVSHKGIKILQGSSKHFIPHSAITSSVQSEDIVACVLLLYNPATKCPLHVHAYRCDSETTAEALHQQLQILINRPENQKRFEELESRLGIVPISNGGSHKSSQQFDQQQKHGQRRHEASPKRFSSSLGSDTGNSTRESEGSEDRNGSPMSRSPPIIKQKGDLFDSLAAELRAKLNGNGPPLLLPPRDYDTVHRSKGNLAAIELRRCRNSLIVGASTPAGAKQQMSSRGSSGIGSDLAPSPERQDINSSSEDEHWSNEADNSVIALKPSQIQMERKQPLNRKSAVQPPEDNYLRDLPSKPYNPSLTGGSSGGGAGSGSREKELRPIARPTQSWNKEDEIKPIIMRPSDYDAKFNRVLMDKHHDDAAYKERSHNYTPPEDTGFCKYKEDPAATTAAQKSSYDAHDGGFHNHIDKMLKKKLSLERKPSYKVEEEEDDYDSDVDHHIPVQPAVSVPMGYRKENLTDKQKFQEYNGKKVKSYPEPDRFGRHRYVDPADLPFTQPKTVSHQYPSHSPEREREVQRPVERHRDRQRPTESRPRERELFSHSNERNPYREPSSIPYIESMEKMMKSQAMRYKSFENDPKAEYQPEMEKHLRISPRKSLPRSEKSSHVPEELDVEKEFSYSRKTQSRDPREFVNSNVTPKDRFKDAKEKFRAMERTRYISEEKEAQVHAPSRIAPTSRNLQRRSSIEHADSGIRYDDWSDEEECPAPHPRSSSREQWEPARDANDLPREYHEMRSRDIPDSRTDHREYHHHREVREHIRDPQPQREYRERPNEKRSDGYGPGAPLPISNSKSLSNLTKGYRHSYAEPAFARSGGRVGLAAVNPY, from the exons ATGGCTCTACGACTGCGTCGTGATGTACAAAAGGCATCATATTATGTTTGGTTTTTGGGTGCTGATGAAGCCAAAGGCTTACGAGGTCCAAGAGTTATAAATTCCGTTCTCCCATACCTAATCGATAGATCACGTGATCAAGAACCATTAAAGGTCACATTACAGGTGTCACATAAGGGAATCAAAATTTTACAG gGTTCATCAAAACACTTCATTCCGCATAGTGCCATAACCAGTTCCGTACAATCTGAAGACATTGTTGCATGTGTCCTATTACTTTATAATCCGGCAACAAAATGTCCCCTACATGTGCATGCTTACAGATGTGATTCAGAAACAACAGCCGAAGCATTACATCAGCAATTGCAGATCCTAATAAATCGGCCTGAGAATCAAAAACGTTTCGAGGAATTGGAATCCAG acTTGGTATCGTTCCTATCTCCAATGGTGGTTCACATAAATCGTCACAACAATTTGACCAGCAGCAGAAACATGGCCAACGAAGACATGAAGCTTCTCCGAAACGATTTAGTTCATCACTTGGTAGTGATACGGGCAATAGTACTCGAGAATCAGAAGGTAGCGAGGATCGCAACGGTTCTCCAATGTCACGTTCTCCACCGATAATCAAACAGAAAGGAGACCTTTTCGATTCGTTGGCAGCCGAATTACGTGCAAAATTAAATGGCAACGGTCCACCATTGTTGCTGCCACCAAGAGATTACGATACCGTTCACAGATCAAAGGGTAATCTAGCTGCAATAGAGTTGCGTCGTTGTAGAAATTCATTGATTGTGGGTGCATCTACGCCAGCGGGTGCGAAGCAGCAAATGTCATCGCGAGGATCTTCGGGAATCGGTTCGGATCTGGCTCCTAGTCCAGAACGGCAAGACATAAATAGCTCGAGTG aagatGAACACTGGTCAAACGAAGCAGATAACTCAGTCATAGCCTTGAAGCCATCACAAATTCAAATGGAACGCAAACAGCCGCTGAATCGTAAAAGTGCAGTCCAACCGCCAGAAGATAATTACCTTCGTGATCTTCCATCGAAACCTTACAACCCATCTTTAACTGGTGGTAGTAGTGGCGGAGGTGCAGGCAGCGGCAGTCGCGAAAAGGAACTCCGACCGATTGCCAGGCCAACACAGTCATGGAACAAAGAGGATGAAATAAAGCCAATAATCATGCGACCATCCGACTACGATGCAAAGTTCAATCGAGTGCTCATGGATAAGCACCACGATGACGCCGCATACAAGGAACGCAGCCATAACTATACACCACCAGAAGATACCGGTTTCTGTAAATATAAGGAAGAcccagcagcaacaacagcagcacaAAAATCGTCATATGACGCTCACGATGGTGGATTCCACAATCATATAGACAAGATGTTGAAGAAGAAGCTGTCACTGGAGCGGAAGCCAAGCTACAAGGTCGAAGAGGAAGAAGATGACTACGATTCTGATGTTGACCACCACATCCCAGTTCAGCCAGCTGTGTCCGTACCAATGGGTTACCGGAAAGAAAATCTAACTGACAAGCAAAAGTTTCAAGAGTACAATGGCAAAAAGGTCAAAAGTTACCCAGAGCCAGATCGTTTTGGAAGACATCGTTACGTGGATCCTGCTGATCTGCCATTTACACAACCAAAAACGGTGTCGCATCAGTATCCAAGCCATTCACCAGAGCGTGAACGTGAGGTTCAACGGCCAGTCGAAAGGCATAGGGATCGTCAGAGACCTACCGAATCTAGGCCCCGAGAGCGAGAGTTATTCTCTCACAGTAACGAGCGGAATCCGTACAGGGAACCAAGTAGCATTCCATACATCGAAAGCATGGAAAAGATGATGAAGTCGCAGGCTATGCGATACAAATCCTTCGAAAATGATCCGAAAGCAGAGTACCAGCCAGAGATGGAAAAACATCTTAGAATTAGTCCCCGTAAGTCACTGCCAAGGAGCGAAAAGTCATCACACGTCCCCGAAGAACTTGATGTTGAAAAGGAATTCTCCTACAGTCGAAAGACACAGTCACGGGATCCCAGAGAATTTGTCAACTCAAATGTCACACCCAAGGACAGATTCAAGGATGCCAAGGAGAAATTTAGAGCAATGGAACGAACAAGATACATCAGTGAAGAAAAAGAAGCACAAGTCCACGCCCCATCGCGTATTGCACCAACTTCCAGGAATCTCCAACGGCGATCATCGATCGAGCATGCCGACAGTGGAATCCGATATGATGACTGGAGCGACGAAGAAGAATGCCCCGCTCCACATCCGAGGTCGAGCAGCCGTGAGCAATGGGAACCAGCACGAGATGCGAATGACCTTCCCCGAGAATACCATGAAATGAGGAGTCGCGATATTCCCGACTCACGCACCGATCATCGGGAGTATCATCATCACCGCGAAGTCCGGGAACACATCAGAGATCCACAGCCACAGCGTGAATATCGTGAAAGACCGAATGAAAAGCGATCCGATGGATACGGTCCTGGTGCCCCTTTGCCGATATCGAATTCGAAGAGCCTCTCCAACTTAACCAAGGGCTACCGACACAGCTATGCAGAACCAGCATTTGCTAGATCAGGCGGCCGAGTTGGACTTGCTGCTGTTAATCCGTATTGA